CCGGGGAGTCTCCTACCGTCGATACGGATGAGCACATCGAGGTAATCCGCCTCGCCGTGGAATTCGCCGCCGGTCGCTGCCAAGTCGTGGCCGGCACCGGGGCGAATGCCACCAAGGAAGCGATCGAGCTCACCCAAGCCGCCGAGAAGGTCGGCGCCACCGGCACCCTTCAGGTCTGCCCTTACTACAACAAGCCGCCGCAGGAAGGCATCTACCGCCACTTCCGCACCGTCGCGGAGAACACCAATCTCCCGGTCATGCTCTACAGCGTGCCCGGACGGAGCGGCGTGGAGATCGGCGTGGACACCGCCGCCCGCCTCGCCGCGGACTGCAAGAACATCGTCTCGATCAAGGAAGCCGGCGGCTCCGTCGAGCGCGTGAACCAGCTCTTCCAAGCCCTGCCCGCGGACTTCTCGATTCTCTCTGGAGATGACCCGCTCACCTTGCCCTTCATGTCCTGCGGCGCGGTCGGCCTCGTCTCCGTCGCCTCGAACCTCGTCCCCGAGGTCTTGGTGAAGCTCGTGCAGACTTGCCTCGATGGCGATTTCGTCGGCGCCCTCGCCCAGCAGAAGCAGTGGTATCCCCTCTTCCGCGGCCTGATGTCGCTTGAGGTCAATCCGGTCCCGATCAAGGAAGCCGTCGCGCTCCAAGGTCATTGCACCAATGAGTTCCGCCTACCGCTGACCCCGCTTCCCGACACCGCCAAGGCTCAACTCAAGACTCTTTTGACAGACTTTTCACTCCTATCCTGAGGGGGAAAGATGATTTCCCGCCTGGAATTTTCATCAAATCTACTTTAGAATCCCTTCATGCGCCTCACCATCGAT
The Luteolibacter rhizosphaerae DNA segment above includes these coding regions:
- the dapA gene encoding 4-hydroxy-tetrahydrodipicolinate synthase, with product MTFRGTYTALITPFRDDRIDTAAFKALIDRQVAAGITGIVPVGTTGESPTVDTDEHIEVIRLAVEFAAGRCQVVAGTGANATKEAIELTQAAEKVGATGTLQVCPYYNKPPQEGIYRHFRTVAENTNLPVMLYSVPGRSGVEIGVDTAARLAADCKNIVSIKEAGGSVERVNQLFQALPADFSILSGDDPLTLPFMSCGAVGLVSVASNLVPEVLVKLVQTCLDGDFVGALAQQKQWYPLFRGLMSLEVNPVPIKEAVALQGHCTNEFRLPLTPLPDTAKAQLKTLLTDFSLLS